The following are encoded in a window of Deferrivibrio essentukiensis genomic DNA:
- the mqnC gene encoding cyclic dehypoxanthinyl futalosine synthase: MNRLKYKISKEEAIELYNSTDLLSIGNEANEIRKGLHPENTVTFVIDRNINYTNICSCRCKFCGFYRDETDSDAYIISDEELFKKIDETIELKGTQILIQGGLNKNLKIDYYENLLKKIKDRYDIWIHGFSPPEIYHIAEISNLSVEDVLKRLIDKGLDSIPGGGAELLVDSERARISPNKINSEKWLNVMRVAHNLGLKTTATMMFKKGDSIEYILEHMEKIRSLQEETGGFTAFIPWPFQPHNTELGGEVVTATEYLKILALSRIFLYNIGNIQVSWVTQGPKIGQIGLFFGGNDFGSLMIEENVVAACGATYSITVEEIVNNIEKAGFKAAQRDMQYNILREF, from the coding sequence ATGAATCGATTGAAATATAAAATTTCCAAAGAAGAGGCTATTGAGCTTTATAATTCTACAGACCTTTTAAGTATTGGCAATGAGGCTAATGAGATTAGAAAAGGGCTTCATCCTGAGAATACGGTAACATTTGTGATAGATAGGAATATAAATTATACAAACATATGCTCTTGCAGATGCAAATTTTGTGGATTTTACAGAGATGAAACAGATAGTGATGCTTATATTATTTCTGATGAAGAGTTGTTTAAAAAAATAGATGAGACTATAGAGCTCAAAGGGACTCAAATCTTAATTCAAGGGGGTTTAAATAAGAATCTTAAGATAGATTATTATGAAAATCTCTTAAAAAAGATTAAGGATAGGTACGATATCTGGATACACGGTTTTTCACCGCCTGAAATTTACCATATTGCTGAGATAAGTAATCTAAGCGTAGAAGATGTTTTGAAAAGATTGATTGATAAAGGGCTTGACTCTATTCCCGGAGGCGGTGCCGAGCTTTTAGTCGATAGTGAAAGAGCAAGAATCAGCCCTAACAAAATTAACTCTGAGAAATGGCTTAATGTTATGAGGGTAGCTCATAATCTTGGACTCAAAACGACAGCCACGATGATGTTTAAAAAGGGTGACAGTATTGAATATATTTTAGAGCATATGGAGAAGATTAGAAGCTTGCAAGAGGAAACAGGTGGCTTTACGGCATTTATCCCGTGGCCTTTTCAGCCACACAACACTGAGCTTGGTGGCGAGGTCGTTACTGCAACGGAATATTTGAAAATATTGGCGTTATCAAGGATTTTTCTGTATAACATAGGTAATATTCAGGTATCTTGGGTAACTCAAGGGCCAAAGATAGGGCAAATTGGTCTGTTTTTTGGTGGTAATGATTTTGGAAGTTTGATGATTGAGGAAAATGTGGTAGCTGCTTGTGGAGCGACATACAGCATAACGGTCGAAGAGATTGTTAACAACATTGAAAAAGCAGGTTTTAAAGCAGCACAAAGGGATATGCAATACAACATACTGAGGGAATTTTAA
- a CDS encoding metal-dependent hydrolase: MKVTFLGHSAFLFSQDNLSVLIDPFLKENPLRTGLNYDVKADYILVSHGHRDHLGDTVELALKYNSKVISVFEISNYLTSKGLNNLVPMNIGGQLRTEFGYVKMVMAVHSSSIPDGESVINGGVPAGFIINFFGKTIYFAGDTALFGDMKLIGDLYNIDIALLPIGGHFTMDTKDALCAIDMLRPKLVIPMHFNTWPVINADVDSFLKESENKGVKGVCLDVDESIEI; the protein is encoded by the coding sequence ATGAAGGTAACTTTTCTCGGTCATTCCGCTTTTTTGTTTTCGCAAGATAATCTCAGTGTGTTAATAGATCCTTTTCTAAAAGAGAACCCTTTGAGGACAGGGTTAAATTACGATGTAAAAGCCGACTATATCTTAGTAAGTCACGGTCACAGAGATCATTTAGGTGACACGGTTGAACTGGCATTAAAATACAATTCAAAGGTAATATCTGTTTTTGAGATTTCAAATTATCTAACTTCAAAGGGGTTAAACAATCTTGTGCCTATGAATATAGGTGGCCAGCTAAGAACCGAATTCGGATATGTAAAAATGGTCATGGCAGTTCATTCCTCAAGTATACCGGATGGAGAGTCGGTTATAAACGGTGGGGTTCCTGCAGGGTTTATTATTAACTTTTTTGGAAAGACAATATATTTTGCAGGTGATACTGCACTGTTTGGGGATATGAAACTTATAGGAGATTTATACAATATAGATATTGCTTTGCTCCCTATTGGCGGGCACTTTACAATGGATACAAAAGATGCGTTATGTGCAATTGATATGTTAAGACCGAAGTTAGTAATACCTATGCATTTTAATACTTGGCCTGTTATAAATGCAGACGTAGATAGTTTTTTAAAAGAGTCAGAAAATAAAGGGGTAAAAGGGGTTTGCCTTGATGTCGATGAATCGATTGAAATATAA